One Scomber scombrus chromosome 23, fScoSco1.1, whole genome shotgun sequence genomic window, tccttccttccttatttcctccatcctttccttccttccctcctttccttcctcccttccttctttcctttcctcccttccttcctccctcctttccttccttccttccttccctcctttccctccttcttccttcctccctccctcccttccttccctcctttccctccttcttcctcctttccttccttcttcctaccttccttccttccttcactcgaggacaacaggagggttaatcattGCACAGTTTTCCTCCAGCTGAACACAGTGAAAGCTttgacaaaagaagaaaaatctatTGTTATAATGTGACAGGTTGACACCATGTACACACAAAGAAAGTCATAAATATAGTAAATACATTAGCATTATTCAGGGGGTCATTTGCCATCTGTCGACTTCTTTTCTGCCCATAaagttaaatcatttttcaaaaacagGCATAAAGTTAACACGTGGTTCTGGTAAGGGTCTTTTTTGCAGTAGGGTTGTTACCTTTGAGTCCATTGTTGGATAAGAATATTTCGGTCATTTTATGTGAATCATGTGAAGAGGCTTTTAAAGACACAGCTGGATATCTTGGTTTTGCTGCCTTTCAGTGGTTAAAGTTCTTAATTTGGTACTAGTTGTAGGGAAAATAGGAATTTTCTTGCCACAAAAATCTATGTTAAAGCCCAAGTAACTTTATATAGTATGGATATTTTTGACTCTCTATGTGACAGTTAACGTTTTTCTTCAGAGCAGTAAAAATGGTTTCATGCTGTCTCTCTCAGACAGGCAGAGTTGACCCTCAGCACCCGAGGGTCTGCGGTCACAGGAGCAGAGTCCTGGACGTCAAGTGGAACCCGTTTGACGATCACTGCATCGCTTCGTGCTCAGAGGACTGCACTGTATGCACTGTCCCATACATgttttccctgtgtgtgtgtgtgtgtgtgtgtgtgtgtgtgtgtgtgtgtgtgtgtgtgtgtgtgtgtgtgtgtgtgttgactttAATGCTCAGCTGTTTTAGCTGAAACGCAGTTTTAGGGTTAAAACTTAGTCTAAGGTTTAAagttagagctgcaatgattagtagATAAGTCGATAAATCcaataacagaaaattaatcatcaCCTACTTTAAAAACTGAGTTatcgtcttttttttgtttttgtatgtcatatatgatagtaaactaaaGATCTTTGGATTGACTGTTGATCTGATATTTGAAGATGAGGccttgaagtttaaaaaaaattagaatggtcatttgacaaaatgattaaatgatgacTCAAGAATTTAATCGTTAGCTGCAGCCCATGAACACGTATAGTGAAAATAAGGATATGTGCGGGTGTCTAGGTAAAGATCTGGGACATCCCGGTCTGTGGCGTCCAACAGAACCTCACCCAGGCCAGGAAGACTCTGATTGGTCACTCCAGGAGAGTGGCGCTTATTGAGTGGCATCCCACAGCTGAGAATCTGCTGCTTAGCTCCGCCTATGACTACAAGGTAAGGAGCCTCATTAGTCAGTGCTTGTCTCAGTCTAGTACATTACTTTTGCGCTTACATGTCATAACAGATATTTAAAAGACACAGGTGGCAGTGGTTCAGGAGGTGGCAGTCATTCTTCCACTAATCACTTGGCAGAACGTTTACCAGCTCCTTCAGTTTAAgagtccttgggcaagataccgAGCCCGAAATTCCTTGATTGCTTAAATGATTAGATTAGATCcggatgagcaggttggcaccatGCATGGCAGCGCCTGCCATCAGCGTGTGCATGGGTGCatgtggcttgtagtgtaaaagtgctttgagtggtcagaaggctagaaaggtgctgtataagtgcagtccattaaCCATATCAAACATTATGATATATCCACACTGCAACTTGAATACACTATGCAGTTATGAGGCATTAATGTATTTCTTGctgcaaaaaatgtaatgtctgTGCAGATCAGGTGAACATACCCTGCAAAGCAATCCTGACTTTGTCTCTCTTTGGGCCCCAGGTGCTCCTGTGGGATGTTTCTCAGGAAGGTGCAGTGCTCAGGTACCCAGTCCGCATGGTTTTGATGCCAATCCACCACCGTTGCCCATCTGAGATGCTTCAGCTGTCTGTGAGCTTCAACAGCGATGGAAGCAGGCTGGCAATCACATCCAAAGACAGACGGGTTCGAGTCCTGGACCCACGGACAGGAAAGAttttacaggtgtgtgttggaagaaaaaaagggtgcGAGCGACAATGGTTGGCTGaaactgaatgtttttatgtaatgcatatctcatacatactgtacatggtgTGTTTTCCTGCAGGTGTCCAGCAGTAAGTCCCACAGGGCCAGTAAAGTTGTATACATTGGAGGGTTGAAGATGCTGCTGTCCACTGGCAGCTCGCCCTGGAACCACAGACAGATTGTTCTTTGGGACCCAGTAAGACACAAACATAACAGCAAAACACatatgcattttcatttttctctttactttCTATTACCATAACCTCTTTCTGAACTGTGGTCAATGCAAGAAGAGATTGTTCATTGTAAACTATGGTGACCAACATTTtctaccaaaaaaaaactgtgaacctgtcctctAACATTTAATCTGCCAAAACATTATGTTTTTGAAGATGTTTAGTAAGAAAATGTAGAGGTGAAAATTgttttgtatgtatatttgtgtacaGGACGACTTATCTGAGCCTCTGTATGAAGAAGATTTGGACGGGTCTGCAGGAGTTCTCTTCCCGTTCTACgacccagacacacacatgctctacCTGGCTGGAAAGGTCttataacaaagaaaaacatgcacacagacaataTTGATTAAGGACAGGCAGATGATTTACACTCCTTTAGATGGGTTTCTTTGGTCTGAACAGGATGCTCCTCTGACTCTGATTCAAATGAGATCTTTCTAACCCGGAAAACTGAACCCAGAGTTCAAACTTACTGCCTTAAAAAATATCATTGTGCACTAAAGTTCCTGCATCACCATTACACAAAACCAACAGTAAGAAGGTCAATGGTCACCATAAgtgttttggtgtgtttgtgtgctataGGGTGATGGGAACATCAGGTACTATGAGCTGAGTGCTGAGAAACCTTACATCAGCTTCCTAACAGAGTACAGATCACTGCTGCCACAGAAAGGACTGGGTGAGatgtacaaacatacacacactcatagctGTTAATACACAGAGTCATAACCTGGACTGTTCACTTGCATAAATAAAAGTTGATGGTGTGGtcttgatacatttttaaaaccaatAACAGCATTGAAATGTGTCGCTGTTGCATCCTAATACTGAAAAGGCAGACTTTAGCAACCAATCCCAAAGGATAGTTGTTGCAATTACATCGTTGCTTGTTAGCTGTACAATACTTGTAGAAACAGAAAAACCACACAAAGTTGGCCACAACCAAGCTAAGTGTTGAAGACAAATGTAAACTATCCAACAATATGAAACAAATTTTACTAATGTAAGACTTAGACTGCAGGCGTTCccttactgtactgtactgtacttaaagTAGTATCATTATTCAGCTTGCTATGCTCTTTTCTTCATTCAGGAGTGATGCCAAAGCGTGGTCTGGATGTGAGCGCATGTGAGGTTTTCCGATTTTATCGTCTGATTGCTGTCAAAGACCTCGTGGAACCACTGTCAATGATTGTACCACGAAAAGAGGTTAAGTTTATCTTGTCATTGTCATAAGTGTCTTGCGTTTTACCATGATATTCAAGACAGAAAAAACTCTGAAAGATAGAAAGTTATGTCTTTTCCTTCAGTCAGGTATTTTCCAAGAGGATCTGTACCCAATGACAGCAGGAAACCAGGCAGCCATGACAGCTCAGGAGTGGCTGTCAGGGATTAACAGAAGTCAGTAACATCTGTGCCTTTGAATGACCGACAATGACTGCATGCCTCTAGTTTTTCTCAATGACCCAGAAATTTTATAATTAGAAATGCTACTTCATCTCACTTGTGTCTTTCATCAGGCCCAGTGCTGATGTCTTTGAAGCCTGGGACTCGAGTAGCCAACCCTTACCCAGAAACCCCTGCTGACAAGGGGCTAGTGAGGCAGCTGAGCTGGTTCCAGATGGGCCCGGCCGTCGGCACAGTGCCAGGAGCAGACCTGGACTTAATGGAGGAGGTAGCAAATGTTTTACTATGGTTTTTGTCACACCTAAACCAGACACATAACTCACTGAAAGCTTTACCAGTAGGCAGCCTGGTTTAGTTGCTCGTTTAAATACAGTAACATGAGATTAGGGTGATTTGCAGCTTCTTTAGTGAATTTCCAGTTTTGTTAGTTATGTCATGTCCTTTCACAAGAGGTGGAAGAACAGGTCTCATGGCTCTTATACATGATCAACAGTATGAATCTGCAACAAAAGGTGTGGTGCTTTGGCTTTACAGATGTAACTGTTGAGCTTCTGTGCTGTGTTGATGAGATAAAGATGGTGCAACACCAAGATTTCGTTGTGCTTGTCCTTTTTATTCTGACAGACAAATAGGACCTTCATGTAAATTCTACCTAATTCTAATAAATGGGAGTGAGTTTGCTGAaactttaagtttttttttttgatgcaCATTTGATGTTTGTCTACTGGTTGAAGAGttcttaattaaaaatatttttagattttaacaTTGTTGCATTGGTTTCACCTTTACTGTGTGTGAAATGCTGTGCTATTTTAGACAATGACAAACTAAGCAAGCTATGCCAATATTCATTATTGTAAAACTATTATTGCTTAAGTTAGCTgcacttaattaattaatttttggAAAATTAAAAGCTAGCTACAAATACATACTTTGGCACTAATTTAGCTATCTGTACCAATTCTTATTCTAGAAAAGGACCAGCTTTAGCTATGCCTATTTTACGAAAGGACAAACTTTATAGTTTGCTGGAAACTTTTATTGGAAAACGAGCAACTAACTAGCTGGACTAATACTCccacctttctttctctctaatAATAGAGTGATGTTTTCTTCCCATCAGCAGCTCTTATTCACAGTAAACCCAATCAAATCTGAATGTATTAGGGTTAAATAGCTTACCAGCtgatcttctctctctctctctcttgaggCCTTCATCAAAGAGCAACTGGCCTACCAGGACGCCAAATACCCAAAGGAGGTGAGTGATCTGTCGGGGTGGCAGCCAGATGAGACACAGACCCCGCTGTGGATGTACTGCTGCACACCGCACTGCTGCGAACCTGCAGAGAAACCGCCACCTACCACTGAAAGCGAGGTGAGATACAGAATACCAATGTATGTTTGTGGACACACATGAACCTTAGCAGTCAAAGTGAAAGGACGTGTTTTTGGGGGAACATTCTTCTGACTTTCTGGATTTTGCTATTTGAATTAGAAGACGTCTTTATTGTTAATTTgtaccaatatttttttttttattacatttgttcatattttttccccttaatCTAATTTGTAGAATTTTGCATTGGTTGAATACAGTCAAACAGTCAAATGGACATCATTAACAAATGATGTACAGGAACAGTTTCCTTGTTCCTTCCAATAAATTCACTTGActttccctttttatttcaGCTCCTTCAAGCATTTTATAGACAGCAAGACGAGATTAGAGGCCTGAGAGAACAACTTCATCAAAAAGATGttagtacacaaacacaattcagaaaagatgaaaacatgtaCAAACAGTTAAACAGTAATGTGCAAACCTATTACAAGCTAATAATATTTGTATTGTGGGGGATTAAAATGATTTAGCTTGTTCCTGTTCTGCAGGAGAGGATCGCTCAGCTGGATCTGGAGAtcaaaaacaccagaaacaaCATGAGGGCAACGTTCTGATTCAACCAATCCACTCTCGCATTGCCGTTTTCACACAATAAACCAATCAAACTGGTCAACATTTCCAAccaataaaagaaatatattgCTAATATTTTTACCTGGTTACTGATTTTCAGTTACATTCTTTGGTTGGCTAACAACCCCTCAACTCTGATTTCAATAACCAATGATGGTTTATAATCATCACTTTTGGGTAATTCTAATATAGAAAAAAGATCTGAATTCAATCACAAGTGGAAATTCCCTTCCCTTCACAACCACCACTACCCACCATGACCTCAATAGTAAACAAAGTAttattatcacctttctgacgaGCTTCATTAAAGTAGAATTCACTGCAGAGCTGTTTGAATTGTACTGAATTGCATTCGATTGCACacgtgttcctaataaagtgctcgcTGAgtatatttcttattattacTCTATAGAttaagataataaaaatgatgtgtttctatagattaatatgttgtttttgttgtagttgACAAACTTTTACTCTTAACAGAGTATGTTTACATTAATTTGGGTAAGAGTTCTTCGTCcaagactggaaacaggtgaTTTTGCCTCTGATTGGACACCAGGTGTCATCAATGACTGTGATTGGAGCAGAGAGCATGAAGAGCTGCAATATAAGGAGTGAACAGCCACATGCAACTCACAGCTTCAAGCCTTTAGTCTACATTCTTTAACTGTCTACTGCTGGAGCTGAACTACTGTTGTTTGTGAGTCAAACATGATGCTCGGACTCTCATTAAGGTgagttaaatgtctttattttcacattttaagatgaCAGTAAATGTCTAACTCCTCAACCAATTTAATGTTCATGCTGGAAATAATTTGCTTTGTAACACTACTACAGGGTTTCTTGGATCTGTCTGCTATTTAGCAGTGGTGCATGCTTTCCTGCAAAAGGAGGTAATGCTTCTCTCTTTGTCACTTCCACATATGAGAATTCATGACTTGATAGATCTTTTAAGCCTTCAAAGACTGCTAGATTCAAGTTGAAGCTTGTTCCTGACACCTCTCCTTCCACACTATGGACATCCCTTTGTTCCAGGTGGTGACTATGCTCCTGGATCATCAAACCTTCAGTCTGAAGGCTCATTTCGTCATCTGGTGTACCGCCAACCATCTGCTAACCCGCAGCAGTCTCCTACTGGAAACCAGTCCCCCTCCAGCGTGGCTGCAGGCTACGCACCCAGCCTTCCGATCTCCTACTCCAGTGCAGGTTACTTCAGCCCTTCTGTTGGCACTGGCTCTATGCATCGTCAGCCTGCTGCTGGCTCCAGCTCAGTCTATGGAGACACTTCAGACTTTGCATACTCCGCTGGAAACACAGGTACAAACTTCAACTGACTTCAGAAACATGAATGTGCCAGTTTAATGTTCTTGAAGTCCAAATTATGGCTTGGATGTCAGggttcagttttatttctttttttactaaCTTCTGCATACAAGGGATGACCACTGAATCTTTACTTGAACTGTAATTTTCAAGATCTAACCCCCCTCTTTTCAGGCAACACATTTGGAAATGGAGGCTCTTCTCCTGGCTTACTGTCAGGCGGTGCAGCCTCTGATCTGAACACCTGGATAGAGGCTCGTCCTTTCATTGACTTGAGCTTCCTGGAATCTGCTCAGGGGATGCCTGAAAGCATAAGCGGGGAGACTTCCCTTCCAGTGCCTTCATCCTACATTATCCAGTCCAGAAATGGCTACCTGCGAGATAGACAGGCCTTCTCCCACAAGACTTACGACCCTGAGTTTCCTGAAGCACCAGTCTTGATGTCTGCACCAGCAAGTGGCTccaaaggaggaaagaaggtctAATGAGgtaaaatgatcaaactgaaGCCTGAGCTCATTCTACTGTTTCTGGTGATTAACCCATGTGTCTTGTTGCAGGGTAAACTGATCTTCAGCCCTTCTGGAACATCAACTACATGTACagtgtcaaatatttaaaataaaaacatttaaccaTGACAAGTGTGATTCTGTCTTTGCCCTACATAATTTCAAATGCTTCAAACAAGAAGTATTTCAAAGAAATTGAACTGTCTAGTTTAATCATCAGACTCAGACATGAAGGTGGTCTGAAGTAGGTTCAGAAGTCAGACTTTCTCCATCAAAACATGGTGCCAACTTTgcccacaatgcaacttgacCTACACTAGACATGTGGTACACATCTACATACAGGCCttgcaaaagtattcataccCCTTGCACTTTTCCATTGTCACATTACAATCAAAACTAAAATTGTGATAGTCCCACACAAAACAGCACATAATTGTGAAAGACATTTGAATCAAACAGTAATGTGCAAAACTATTACAAGCTAATAATTGTATTGTGGGGGATTAAAATGACTTAGCTTGTTCCTGTTCTGCAGGAGAGGATCGCTCAGCTGGATCTGGAGATCAGAAACATGAGGGCAATGTTCTGATTCAACCAATCCACTCTCGCATTGCCGTTTTCACACAATGAACCAAACTGCTCAACATTTCCAACAAGAGGTTAATTTTACCTGGTTACTGATTTTCAGTTACATTACTCTGGATGACTAACAAACCTTCAACTCTTTCTTTAACTGATGGTTTATAATCATCACTTTTGGGTAATTCTAACAGAACATTAAACTTTAACAAACATTAGTGATAGTTAAAAATGATCAGCCATAATGTCAACAGCACATTAAAATGATCCACATCAACGATTTAGCAAATTAACATGCTTTCGGGGCATTATTGAAGTATATCTGTTCTGCCAGACTCTTTCAATGGTGTGGGACTGATCTTTTCTTCCCCtcaacatttccaaagtaaatGTGCATGTAATTTATGGGACTGATCCCTAAATATCTGAGTTCAATCAAAAGTGGAAATTACCCTTATCTTTTCAGTCCCTTATGCCTCCACCATCAGATGCAATATATGCAGAAACTGTTCTTATATCCTGACCTCTGTCTGCTTTATAAGTATTCTAGGAGAGGTTGTTTGGGCCAGCAGTAAAATTTGAGACACATTTAGATGCAAACTTGCAGCAAGATAGTGACACGCATCTGCTGCATGAACAGAGTTTCTGGTGAGTTCGGATTTCACTCAGAAGCTgagctgaacacaaacactcccacacacatgGTTGGTAGCTTGCAACTGTTGGTAAATTTGCTGTTTGGTGAAAACGATCCAGCAGTTAAATCCATGCAAATGAGGCAAAGTTCTCATTGTGGATACACCTTTACTGGTAAAACCTGAGACTTGACATAGTTTGTAGGTGTCCATATACCCATTATTTGGTcaaaacattagaaaaactCAATATAAAGGGCTCCAGTACACCATaaccaccacccactatgacctcagtagTAAACAAAGTAttattatcacctttctgacaagcTTCAAAAAGTAGAATTCACGGCAGAGCTGTATGAATTGTATTGAATTGCATTTGATTGAacgtgttcctaataaagttcTCGCTGAgtatatttcttattattatatagattaaaataataaaaatgatgtgtttctatagattaatatgttgtttttgttgtagttgACAAACTTTTACTCTTAACAGAGTATGTTTACATTAATTTGGGTAAGAGTTCTTCCTCCATGACTGGAAACAGGTGATTTTGCCTCTGATTGGACACCAGGTGTCATCAATGACTATGATTGGAGCAGCGAGCATGAAGAGCTGCAATATAAGGAGCGAGCAGCCACATGCAACTCACAGCCTCAAGCCTTTAGTCTACATCCTTTAACTGTCTACTGCTGGAGCTGATCTACTGTTGTTTGTGAGTCAAACATGATGCTTGGACTCTCATTAAGGTgagttaaatgtctttattttcacattttaagatgaCAGTAAATGTCTAACTCCTCAACCAATTTAATGTTCATGCTGGAAATAATTTGCTTTGTAACACTACTACAGGGTTTCTTGGATCTGTCTGCTATTTAGCAGTGGTGCATGCTTTCCTGCAAAAGGAGGtaatgtttctctctttgtcacTTCCACATATGAGAATTCATGACTTGATAGATCTTTTAAGCCTTCAAAGACTGCTAGATTCAAGTTGAAGCTTGTTCCTGACACCTCTCCTTCCACACTACTGACATCCCTTCGTTCCAGGTGGTGACTATGCTCCTGGATCATCAAACCTTCAGTCTGAAGGCTCATTTCGTCATCTGGTGTACCGCCAACCATCTGCTAACCCGCAGCAGTCTCCTACTGGAAACCAGTCCCCCTCCAGCGTGGCTGCAGGCTACGCACCCAGCCTTCCGATCTCCTACTCCAGTGCAGGTTACTTCAGCCC contains:
- the coro2ab gene encoding coronin-2B, with the protein product MSWRSSFRCSKFRHVFGKPATKEHSYDGVPITRSVHDNHYCSANPCFIAVVTECAGGGSFLVLPIHHTGRVDPQHPRVCGHRSRVLDVKWNPFDDHCIASCSEDCTVKIWDIPVCGVQQNLTQARKTLIGHSRRVALIEWHPTAENLLLSSAYDYKVLLWDVSQEGAVLRYPVRMVLMPIHHRCPSEMLQLSVSFNSDGSRLAITSKDRRVRVLDPRTGKILQVSSSKSHRASKVVYIGGLKMLLSTGSSPWNHRQIVLWDPDDLSEPLYEEDLDGSAGVLFPFYDPDTHMLYLAGKGDGNIRYYELSAEKPYISFLTEYRSLLPQKGLGVMPKRGLDVSACEVFRFYRLIAVKDLVEPLSMIVPRKESGIFQEDLYPMTAGNQAAMTAQEWLSGINRSPVLMSLKPGTRVANPYPETPADKGLVRQLSWFQMGPAAFIKEQLAYQDAKYPKEVSDLSGWQPDETQTPLWMYCCTPHCCEPAEKPPPTTESELLQAFYRQQDEIRGLREQLHQKDERIAQLDLEIKNTRNNMRATF